One Terriglobales bacterium genomic region harbors:
- a CDS encoding pyridoxal phosphate-dependent aminotransferase: MSRTTELSTETRATHPLPVARRMANLGTETAFEVLARARSLEAKGRDIVHLEIGEPDFDTPENVVRAGVNALEGGWTHYTPSAGLPELRQAVADYIGQTRGVPVKMEEVVIVPGGKPMIFFPFLALVEEGDEVIYPNPGFPIYESMVQFLGARPVPVHLREDRDFRLDINEVADQITDRTKLIVLNTPHNPTGGVLTRQDVEDLVAAIGDRNIAVLSDEIYSRLIYEGEHFSPISVPGFKERTVLLDGFSKTWAMTGWRLGWGVMRPDFASLVARLMTNCNSCTAAFTQVAGIEALRGPQDSVENMRAEFQRRRDLFVERVNRIPGFSCRVPKGAFYCFPNIKATGWTSKKIADALLEDAGVAALAGTAFGAFGEGYLRFSVANSLENINTALDRVEQWAKKNVRS; this comes from the coding sequence ATGAGTCGGACTACCGAGTTGTCTACAGAAACCCGCGCCACTCATCCGTTGCCGGTGGCGCGGCGTATGGCCAACCTGGGCACGGAAACAGCATTTGAAGTCCTGGCGCGCGCCCGCTCGCTTGAGGCCAAGGGGCGCGACATCGTCCACCTGGAAATCGGCGAGCCCGACTTCGATACCCCCGAGAACGTGGTTCGCGCCGGCGTCAATGCGCTGGAAGGCGGCTGGACGCACTACACGCCCTCGGCCGGCCTGCCCGAACTGCGCCAGGCGGTGGCCGACTACATCGGCCAAACGCGCGGCGTGCCGGTGAAGATGGAGGAAGTCGTCATCGTGCCGGGGGGCAAGCCGATGATTTTCTTTCCCTTCCTGGCGCTTGTTGAAGAAGGGGATGAAGTCATCTATCCCAATCCCGGTTTCCCGATCTACGAATCCATGGTGCAGTTCCTGGGCGCGCGGCCGGTGCCGGTCCACCTGCGCGAGGACCGCGATTTCCGGCTGGACATCAACGAGGTCGCCGACCAGATCACCGACCGCACCAAGCTCATCGTGCTCAACACGCCGCACAATCCCACCGGCGGCGTCCTCACGCGGCAGGACGTGGAAGACCTGGTGGCGGCCATCGGCGACCGCAACATCGCCGTGCTCAGCGACGAGATTTACAGCCGCCTGATCTACGAGGGCGAGCACTTCTCGCCCATCTCCGTGCCCGGCTTCAAAGAGCGCACCGTGCTGCTCGACGGTTTCTCCAAGACCTGGGCGATGACCGGCTGGCGGCTGGGCTGGGGCGTGATGCGTCCCGACTTCGCCTCGCTCGTCGCGCGCCTGATGACCAACTGCAACTCCTGCACCGCGGCCTTCACCCAGGTCGCGGGCATCGAGGCGCTGCGCGGTCCGCAGGACTCGGTGGAGAACATGCGCGCCGAGTTCCAGCGCCGCCGCGACCTGTTCGTGGAGCGCGTGAACCGCATCCCCGGCTTCTCGTGCCGCGTGCCCAAGGGCGCGTTCTACTGTTTCCCCAACATCAAGGCGACCGGCTGGACTTCAAAGAAAATTGCCGACGCGCTCCTGGAAGACGCGGGCGTCGCCGCGCTGGCCGGCACGGCGTTCGGCGCCTTCGGCGAAGGCTACCTGCGCTTCAGCGTGGCCAATTCGCTGGAGAACATCAACACAGCCCTCGACCGCGTGGAGCAGTGGGCGAAGAAGAACGTGCGCAGCTGA
- a CDS encoding tetratricopeptide repeat protein, with product MFLLTIALLAGFSFAPQSSATLAPGSKAAADEAQQAFTKGNDALKANQPDKALESFDRALSLAPVNPEYHLGKCHALAALGKHNQAIPECSEALRLRPAYADALRDRGHYYLNLGNVAAGLADLRKAEKIAPNDRGVYYHLGVGNYIKGDFAAAANAFQKCLDLGKQSDETTECIAWLYPSLFRAGRKQDAAALLARFQPDPKLIGHPVWYQDRILLMKGDKKEEELLPEMNSEGNLSVTSVAYSIGLWHLLNGRNDKAKEYFEKAVATKYTPPWGYRCSESELKRMK from the coding sequence ATGTTCCTGCTCACCATCGCGCTCCTCGCAGGCTTCTCCTTTGCGCCGCAATCTTCGGCAACCCTGGCCCCCGGCTCAAAGGCCGCGGCCGACGAGGCCCAGCAGGCGTTTACCAAGGGCAACGACGCACTCAAGGCCAACCAGCCCGATAAAGCTCTCGAATCGTTCGATCGCGCTTTGTCGCTGGCGCCCGTCAATCCCGAATACCACCTCGGCAAGTGTCATGCGCTGGCAGCACTCGGGAAACACAACCAGGCCATTCCGGAGTGCAGCGAGGCGCTGCGCCTGCGTCCCGCCTACGCCGACGCTCTCCGCGATCGCGGACACTACTACCTCAACCTGGGCAACGTCGCCGCCGGCCTCGCCGATCTGCGCAAAGCCGAAAAGATCGCGCCCAACGACCGCGGCGTTTACTACCATCTCGGCGTGGGCAACTACATCAAGGGCGACTTCGCCGCCGCCGCGAACGCCTTCCAGAAGTGCCTCGACCTGGGCAAGCAGTCCGATGAAACCACCGAGTGCATCGCCTGGCTCTATCCCAGCCTGTTCCGCGCCGGGCGCAAGCAGGACGCCGCGGCCCTCCTCGCCAGATTCCAACCCGATCCCAAGCTCATCGGCCATCCGGTCTGGTACCAGGACCGCATTCTGCTGATGAAGGGCGACAAGAAAGAAGAAGAGCTGCTGCCCGAGATGAATTCCGAGGGCAATCTCTCCGTCACCAGCGTCGCCTACAGCATCGGCCTCTGGCACCTGCTGAACGGCCGCAATGACAAGGCGAAGGAATATTTCGAAAAGGCTGTCGCGACCAAATACACCCCGCCGTGGGGATATCGCTGCTCAGAGTCCGAGTTGAAGCGGATGAAGTAG
- a CDS encoding M48 family metalloprotease yields MKFRAAVMTFVLALWLLPASGLAQDNQQSSQQAGSTPAATQSSLQDSTQPPKDDKGSAKDAKSASNSKDAKDSKDSKDLQNASGDDDRYAKDTKDSIEAGKRGSGGKDDVDAIGNRKMGGRGFGNWYSLESEIRMGKEYAQQVEASVKLISDPVVNEYVNRVGQNLVRNSDAQVPFTIKVVDDNSINAFALPGGFFYVNSGLILAADEEAELAGVMAHEIAHVCARHATRQMTRGQFANIATIPLIFMGGGIGYAVRSAAGIALPATFMKFSRGFEAEADYLGLEYMYKAGYDPQAFISFFEKVEAQEKKKPGTLAKAFASHPQTPDRIESSQREIATVLPPRDQYIVSTSEFDDVKARLAAIENRRKIDDGKENKPTLRRSSQTEDKKSGDKDDDRPTLKRRD; encoded by the coding sequence ATGAAGTTCCGCGCCGCCGTAATGACTTTCGTACTGGCGCTCTGGCTGCTGCCTGCCTCTGGCCTCGCGCAGGACAACCAGCAGTCCTCGCAGCAGGCGGGCAGCACACCCGCTGCCACGCAAAGCTCCTTGCAGGATTCGACGCAGCCGCCGAAGGACGACAAGGGTTCCGCCAAGGATGCAAAGAGCGCTTCGAATTCCAAGGACGCGAAGGATTCCAAAGATTCCAAAGATTTGCAGAACGCGTCTGGCGACGATGACCGCTACGCCAAGGACACTAAGGACTCCATCGAGGCGGGCAAGCGCGGCAGCGGCGGCAAGGACGACGTTGATGCCATCGGCAATCGCAAGATGGGCGGCCGCGGGTTCGGCAACTGGTATTCGCTGGAGAGCGAGATCCGCATGGGCAAGGAGTACGCCCAGCAAGTGGAAGCCAGCGTGAAACTGATCAGCGATCCGGTGGTGAACGAGTACGTGAACCGCGTGGGCCAGAACTTGGTGCGCAACTCCGACGCGCAGGTGCCGTTCACGATCAAGGTGGTGGATGACAATTCCATCAACGCCTTCGCGCTGCCCGGCGGGTTCTTCTACGTCAACTCCGGGCTGATCCTGGCGGCCGACGAGGAAGCGGAACTGGCCGGCGTGATGGCGCACGAGATCGCGCACGTTTGCGCGCGCCACGCCACCCGCCAGATGACGCGCGGGCAATTCGCCAATATCGCCACGATTCCGCTCATCTTCATGGGCGGCGGCATCGGGTACGCGGTGCGTTCGGCGGCCGGCATTGCGCTGCCCGCCACGTTCATGAAGTTCTCGCGCGGCTTCGAGGCGGAGGCCGACTACCTTGGCCTGGAGTACATGTACAAAGCGGGCTACGACCCGCAGGCCTTCATCTCGTTCTTCGAGAAGGTGGAGGCCCAGGAAAAGAAGAAGCCGGGCACGCTGGCCAAGGCGTTCGCCTCGCATCCGCAGACGCCCGACCGCATCGAGTCTTCGCAGAGGGAAATCGCCACCGTGCTTCCGCCGCGCGACCAGTACATCGTCAGCACTTCGGAATTCGACGACGTGAAGGCGCGTCTGGCCGCCATCGAGAACCGGCGCAAGATCGACGACGGCAAGGAGAACAAGCCGACGCTGCGCCGCAGCTCGCAGACCGAGGACAAGAAGTCGGGCGATAAGGACGATGACCGTCCAACCCTGAAGCGCCGCGACTAA
- a CDS encoding GAF domain-containing protein codes for MSESKQLQEIIESAVQQALEARLPELRAEIARQVAAALPEPEAAPAPAGGGNTSAQLNSASNSIQSATSQADILSALLEGAAVFAGRAALFVMRGGAANGWQSRGFSDNNVVKALAVDGNSGLAARAIRDRMPASAAAVEFSSDLVSRAGNPAGGNCVVLPLLVRDKVPALLYADAGTGGALDSSALEILVRTTGLWLEAIASRRAGPGAPAPEKIAEPAIAPVEKAVEQPVPTPPPVPQPPVKPAERVEESSAKLTAAAPQLAPEPAPAPAPAAKPAAAAAIAPGDEEVHKKAKRFAKLLVDEIRLYNQAKVAEGRQRRDLYDRLKDDIDKSRATYDKRYGSTPAAAGDYFNQELIRILADNDAALLGSNFPRS; via the coding sequence ATGTCTGAGTCGAAGCAGCTCCAGGAGATCATCGAATCCGCCGTTCAGCAGGCGCTGGAAGCGCGTTTGCCGGAGTTGCGCGCCGAGATTGCACGCCAGGTGGCTGCGGCACTGCCCGAACCGGAGGCTGCGCCCGCCCCCGCCGGTGGCGGAAACACCAGCGCGCAGCTCAATTCAGCCTCCAATTCCATACAATCGGCCACGTCGCAGGCCGACATTCTCTCCGCATTGCTGGAGGGCGCTGCCGTATTCGCGGGACGCGCGGCGCTGTTCGTGATGCGCGGCGGAGCGGCCAACGGCTGGCAGTCGCGCGGCTTTTCTGACAACAACGTAGTCAAGGCGCTGGCCGTGGACGGCAACAGCGGCCTGGCGGCACGCGCCATTCGCGACCGCATGCCGGCGTCGGCGGCTGCCGTTGAGTTCTCGTCTGACCTGGTCAGCCGCGCCGGCAATCCCGCCGGAGGCAATTGCGTGGTCCTGCCGCTGCTGGTGCGCGACAAAGTACCGGCCCTGCTCTATGCCGACGCCGGAACCGGCGGTGCGCTCGATTCCTCCGCACTGGAGATCCTGGTGCGCACGACCGGCCTGTGGCTGGAAGCGATCGCTTCGCGGCGTGCCGGGCCGGGTGCTCCGGCGCCGGAAAAAATCGCCGAACCCGCAATTGCTCCGGTCGAAAAGGCTGTCGAGCAGCCGGTTCCCACGCCGCCGCCGGTTCCCCAGCCGCCCGTCAAACCGGCTGAGCGCGTGGAGGAATCTTCAGCAAAGTTGACCGCCGCCGCCCCGCAGCTCGCGCCTGAGCCAGCGCCAGCACCTGCGCCGGCGGCGAAGCCCGCGGCCGCCGCCGCCATCGCGCCCGGCGACGAAGAGGTGCACAAGAAAGCGAAGCGCTTCGCCAAGCTTCTGGTGGACGAGATTCGCCTCTACAACCAGGCCAAGGTCGCCGAGGGCCGCCAGCGTCGCGATCTATACGACCGGCTGAAGGACGACATCGACAAAAGCCGCGCCACCTACGATAAGCGCTACGGCAGTACTCCCGCGGCTGCCGGCGACTACTTTAACCAGGAGCTCATTCGCATTCTGGCGGATAATGATGCTGCTCTGCTGGGCAGCAATTTTCCGCGGTCCTGA
- a CDS encoding CBS domain-containing protein, which translates to MKVREAMTGDPVCVLATDSAQKVARQLCEHNIGSAPVVADHGSKKLIGMVTDRDLACTIVAAGLDPKSTTIERAMTREVVSCREGENLDNCQRLMREHQVRRIPIVDASASVIGILSLADVAQKEHPEKVSATVKEISKPSPENANKAA; encoded by the coding sequence ATGAAGGTCCGCGAAGCAATGACGGGAGACCCGGTTTGCGTGCTTGCCACCGACTCGGCGCAGAAGGTCGCGCGCCAACTGTGCGAGCACAACATCGGCTCGGCGCCGGTGGTCGCCGATCACGGTTCCAAAAAGCTCATCGGCATGGTCACCGATCGCGATCTGGCGTGCACCATCGTGGCCGCCGGGCTCGATCCGAAATCGACCACTATCGAGCGCGCCATGACGCGCGAAGTGGTGAGCTGCCGCGAGGGCGAGAACCTGGACAATTGCCAGCGCCTGATGCGCGAGCACCAGGTCCGCCGTATTCCCATCGTGGATGCCAGCGCATCAGTGATCGGCATTCTGTCGCTGGCAGATGTCGCCCAGAAGGAGCACCCGGAGAAGGTTTCCGCCACCGTGAAGGAGATTTCCAAACCCAGTCCGGAAAACGCGAACAAGGCTGCCTGA
- a CDS encoding zf-HC2 domain-containing protein, translating into MNCKEFLKELSDYLDGAMDEGLRSELEDHLTWCHDCYVICNTTKMTIQIYRDNRMYDLPDDLRGRLHNAIVARCQSSKKKTIPDKS; encoded by the coding sequence GTGAACTGCAAAGAATTCCTCAAGGAACTGTCCGACTATCTTGACGGCGCGATGGACGAGGGCCTGCGCTCGGAGCTGGAAGACCATCTGACCTGGTGCCACGACTGCTACGTGATCTGCAACACCACCAAGATGACCATCCAGATTTACCGTGATAATCGAATGTACGACCTCCCCGACGATCTGCGAGGCCGCTTGCACAACGCCATCGTGGCCAGGTGCCAGTCGAGCAAGAAGAAGACCATCCCCGATAAGTCCTGA
- a CDS encoding DUF4114 domain-containing protein: MADTISGSAGAGWQSWTNTSLNQNGIPYWDGTSSDGAKKNIGYCLTGAGSCGMSNPPGNLSYWGFSNGAADPNITFNGTGGSNVATMQIEIAGYANLNQFGYMDSTGMHVLFTGSQGSGATTTFTAIGSYVFFIISGNGQTYFTNSSLNPSGDQNFQHFAVFGGGTPGVFYLGIEDLPGGQGDKDYNDMVVKIAPTKVPEPGSVGMLAMGLAVLMRRAQRKARG, encoded by the coding sequence ATGGCGGATACGATTTCCGGCTCGGCGGGCGCGGGCTGGCAATCCTGGACCAACACTAGCCTCAATCAGAACGGTATTCCGTACTGGGACGGCACCAGCTCCGATGGCGCGAAGAAAAACATCGGCTACTGCCTCACTGGCGCCGGCAGCTGCGGCATGTCAAACCCTCCTGGCAACCTGTCGTATTGGGGGTTCTCCAACGGCGCCGCCGACCCGAATATCACCTTCAATGGCACTGGCGGGTCCAACGTCGCCACCATGCAGATTGAGATCGCCGGCTATGCGAACCTGAATCAGTTCGGGTACATGGATTCCACCGGCATGCACGTTTTGTTTACCGGCAGCCAGGGCAGCGGCGCGACCACGACGTTCACCGCCATCGGCAGCTACGTCTTCTTCATCATCTCCGGCAATGGCCAGACCTACTTCACCAACTCGAGCCTCAACCCCAGTGGCGATCAGAACTTCCAGCACTTTGCCGTTTTCGGCGGAGGCACCCCTGGGGTCTTCTACCTCGGCATCGAGGACCTGCCGGGTGGCCAGGGCGACAAGGACTACAACGACATGGTGGTGAAGATCGCGCCCACCAAGGTCCCTGAACCCGGCAGTGTGGGAATGCTTGCGATGGGCCTGGCGGTATTGATGCGCCGTGCGCAGCGCAAAGCACGGGGATAG
- a CDS encoding aminotransferase class V-fold PLP-dependent enzyme, whose protein sequence is MSAGAAAAALGCATNGWTQHAWEHPSSFEPLAASLTQLPLPSAALYQRDAEAYWRELRQQFLIPPDEVYLNNGTVGSSPRPVLKAIFDGYNTTEQMADENPEDYPIWGYAAWNEFRDPLAKFVGADRDEIALLRNATEANSYIANGLDMKAGDEVLTSDQEHPGGEHPWNLRARRYGIVVKKIALPKPVKSAADVLNLVNDGITPRTRIIFLSHISTTTGVVLPAKEIAALARSKGILSAFDGAHAPGMMRLNLHELGCDMYTASPHKWLMAPKGSGFLYMRPEVMDRVWNTIATEGWNEPQLKAERFQRIGSSNVPSLWGLRAAIDLCNQIGLDKIEARHRQQADWLHAEMVKRGAESWTSPDPALRCGIATVNVPPIKRMELERWMWQKHKIRIRGGEPSKLRLSTPYYLLRPDLERFLAAFDEYRKTAPTA, encoded by the coding sequence ATGAGCGCCGGCGCCGCCGCCGCCGCGCTGGGTTGCGCGACGAACGGATGGACGCAGCATGCCTGGGAACATCCGTCGTCATTCGAGCCCCTGGCGGCATCGCTGACTCAGCTCCCGCTCCCCTCGGCGGCGCTCTACCAGCGGGACGCCGAGGCTTACTGGCGCGAGCTTCGCCAGCAGTTCCTGATCCCGCCGGACGAGGTTTATCTGAACAACGGCACCGTGGGCTCCTCGCCGCGTCCGGTGCTGAAGGCCATTTTCGACGGCTACAACACCACCGAGCAGATGGCTGACGAAAATCCCGAGGACTACCCGATCTGGGGTTACGCGGCGTGGAACGAGTTCCGCGATCCGCTGGCAAAGTTTGTGGGCGCCGATCGCGACGAGATCGCGCTGCTGCGCAACGCCACCGAGGCCAACAGCTACATTGCCAACGGCCTCGACATGAAAGCCGGCGATGAAGTATTGACCAGCGACCAGGAACATCCCGGCGGCGAGCACCCGTGGAACCTGCGCGCCAGGCGCTACGGCATCGTGGTCAAGAAAATCGCGCTGCCCAAGCCGGTCAAGAGCGCGGCCGACGTGCTGAACCTGGTCAATGACGGCATCACGCCGCGCACGCGGATCATCTTCCTGAGCCACATCTCGACGACCACGGGCGTCGTGCTTCCGGCGAAAGAAATTGCCGCACTGGCGCGCTCCAAGGGCATCCTCTCGGCCTTCGACGGCGCGCACGCGCCCGGCATGATGCGGCTGAACCTGCACGAGCTCGGCTGCGACATGTACACCGCCAGCCCCCACAAGTGGCTCATGGCGCCCAAAGGTTCCGGCTTCCTCTACATGCGTCCCGAAGTGATGGACCGCGTGTGGAACACCATCGCCACCGAAGGCTGGAACGAACCGCAACTCAAGGCCGAGCGCTTCCAGCGCATCGGATCGTCGAACGTGCCGTCGCTGTGGGGGCTGCGCGCGGCCATCGATCTGTGCAACCAGATCGGACTCGACAAGATCGAAGCGCGCCACCGCCAGCAGGCCGACTGGCTGCACGCCGAGATGGTGAAGCGCGGCGCCGAGTCGTGGACCTCGCCCGATCCGGCCTTGCGGTGCGGCATCGCCACCGTGAACGTTCCGCCGATTAAGCGCATGGAGCTGGAGCGCTGGATGTGGCAGAAGCACAAGATCCGGATCCGCGGAGGCGAGCCGTCGAAGCTGCGGCTTTCCACGCCCTACTACCTGTTGCGCCCAGACCTGGAGCGCTTCCTCGCCGCCTTCGACGAGTACCGGAAGACTGCTCCCACCGCCTGA
- a CDS encoding BON domain-containing protein, with translation MALALMFAVGIGLGCGKRNGPSVKATVENSIQQAGVQDISVAEDRDKKVITLKGNVPDEAQKSQAEQAATAAAPGWVVANEIGVRPAGAEGDAKSISSNIDDAIEKNYKAALVANNLENAGIHFGARNGVLTLDGKVATPQQREEAQKLAATVPNVGQVVNKLEVKNQPATMSHK, from the coding sequence TTGGCCCTGGCCCTGATGTTTGCCGTGGGAATCGGCCTGGGTTGCGGCAAACGGAATGGTCCGTCGGTGAAGGCAACGGTCGAGAATTCGATCCAGCAGGCCGGCGTTCAGGACATCAGCGTCGCCGAGGATCGGGACAAGAAGGTGATCACGCTGAAGGGCAACGTGCCTGACGAGGCGCAGAAGTCGCAGGCGGAGCAGGCCGCGACGGCGGCGGCCCCCGGCTGGGTCGTGGCCAATGAGATCGGCGTGCGCCCGGCAGGCGCTGAGGGCGACGCCAAGAGCATCTCGTCCAACATAGACGACGCCATCGAAAAGAATTACAAGGCCGCGCTGGTGGCGAACAATCTCGAGAATGCAGGCATCCACTTCGGCGCCAGGAACGGCGTCCTGACCCTGGACGGCAAGGTGGCCACGCCGCAGCAGCGCGAAGAGGCGCAGAAGCTGGCCGCCACCGTGCCCAACGTTGGACAGGTGGTGAACAAGCTGGAGGTGAAGAACCAGCCGGCGACCATGAGCCACAAATAA
- a CDS encoding NAD(P)-dependent oxidoreductase yields MPEKPRFRVFATCHIGDAAENLLRQNGYDLEVYPGPDAPPKSLIVEKARSGVDGLITTLRDAIDAEVFEAGKGTLKAVAQIAVGFDNINRADANRYKIPFTHTADVLTEATAEFAFFMLGVLARKMWSSEHLVRENQWGSWHPFLPFLGDEVTGKTIAVIGTGRIGLALIKKCSGFDMNILCYDPAYQNHDYVKKTQEVMDLRHARGIQREKTWIRYGGFEEALRDADFVSVHVPLLREGESPTPTYHLFNEKTLRMMKPTAYLVNTSRGPVVDENALAKALRERWIAGAALDVFEREPLPANSQLRDPGLGDRLRLFHHFASGATITRLSTDPDKGMAGRTVQGLRDILEGNYGGDVKKMPYVVNKEAF; encoded by the coding sequence ATGCCCGAGAAGCCGCGCTTCCGCGTCTTTGCCACCTGCCATATCGGCGACGCCGCCGAAAACCTGCTGCGCCAGAACGGCTACGACCTCGAGGTCTATCCCGGCCCGGACGCGCCGCCCAAATCGCTCATCGTGGAAAAGGCGCGCAGCGGCGTGGACGGGTTGATCACCACGCTGCGCGATGCGATCGACGCCGAGGTGTTCGAAGCGGGCAAGGGCACGCTCAAGGCGGTGGCGCAGATCGCCGTCGGCTTCGACAACATCAACCGCGCCGACGCCAACCGCTACAAGATTCCGTTCACGCACACGGCCGACGTGCTCACCGAAGCCACCGCCGAATTCGCTTTCTTCATGCTCGGCGTCCTAGCGCGCAAGATGTGGTCCAGCGAGCACCTGGTGCGCGAGAACCAATGGGGCTCGTGGCACCCGTTCCTGCCGTTTCTCGGCGATGAGGTTACGGGTAAGACGATCGCAGTGATCGGCACGGGGCGCATCGGCCTGGCGCTGATCAAAAAGTGCAGCGGGTTCGACATGAACATCCTGTGCTACGACCCCGCGTATCAGAACCACGACTATGTGAAGAAAACCCAGGAGGTCATGGACCTGCGCCACGCGCGCGGCATTCAGAGGGAGAAGACCTGGATCAGGTACGGCGGTTTCGAGGAGGCGCTGCGCGACGCCGACTTCGTGAGCGTGCACGTGCCGCTGCTGCGCGAAGGCGAGAGCCCCACGCCCACGTATCACCTGTTCAACGAAAAGACGCTGCGCATGATGAAGCCCACGGCGTATTTGGTGAACACGTCGCGCGGTCCGGTGGTGGACGAGAACGCGTTGGCAAAGGCGCTGAGAGAACGCTGGATCGCCGGCGCGGCGCTCGACGTCTTCGAGAGAGAGCCGCTACCCGCCAACTCACAGCTGCGCGATCCGGGCCTCGGGGACCGGCTGCGACTGTTCCACCACTTCGCCAGCGGCGCGACGATCACCCGCCTCTCCACTGATCCGGACAAGGGCATGGCGGGACGCACCGTACAGGGCCTGCGCGACATCCTGGAAGGGAACTACGGCGGAGACGTGAAGAAGATGCCGTACGTGGTGAACAAGGAAGCGTTCTGA
- a CDS encoding sigma-70 family RNA polymerase sigma factor, with protein MATIQSKVSETASDEMALVQSAKAGSVEAFEELVRRYDRNVFRIAQHITQNREDAEDVVQDAFLKAFQNLEQFQGNSKFYTWLVRIAVNEALMRLRRRRTGQMVSIDEDIQTEEDSVPREIADWSPNPEQLYDQGELKEILGKTIQGLPASFRTVFVLRDVEGLSTEETADALGLSVPAVKSRLLRARLQLRERLNKYFKSRQGGDGKR; from the coding sequence ATGGCCACAATCCAATCCAAGGTAAGCGAGACCGCCAGCGACGAAATGGCGCTGGTGCAGTCGGCGAAGGCCGGCAGCGTGGAGGCCTTCGAGGAGCTGGTCAGGCGCTACGATCGCAACGTCTTCCGGATTGCGCAGCACATTACGCAGAACCGCGAAGACGCGGAAGACGTGGTGCAGGACGCGTTCCTGAAGGCTTTTCAGAACCTGGAGCAGTTCCAGGGGAACTCGAAGTTTTATACCTGGCTGGTGAGGATCGCGGTGAACGAGGCGCTCATGCGCCTGCGCCGCCGCCGCACCGGTCAGATGGTCTCGATCGACGAAGACATTCAGACGGAAGAGGATTCGGTTCCGCGCGAGATCGCGGACTGGAGTCCGAATCCCGAACAGCTGTACGACCAGGGGGAGCTGAAGGAGATCCTGGGCAAGACGATCCAGGGACTGCCGGCAAGCTTCCGCACCGTGTTCGTCCTGCGCGACGTGGAAGGTCTTTCGACGGAAGAAACAGCCGACGCGCTCGGATTGAGCGTTCCGGCTGTAAAATCACGGTTGCTGCGCGCCCGGCTGCAATTGCGTGAGCGGTTGAACAAGTACTTCAAATCACGGCAAGGCGGAGACGGCAAGCGGTGA
- a CDS encoding SRPBCC family protein, translated as MTLLGGAAVGAGLMYLLDPDRGNRRRALLRDKAVRAEHVSACAVDKAVRDLRNRALGVVAATVRALRRGSVPDEKLLQRVRSTLGRCSSHPHAIKAEVRHAVVTLSGPVLAEEVDCVLNGAWSVRGVRSVENALEVHEQPGDVASLQGGGRPRSGQRLDIFQEKWAPGTRLLVGAGGALALAVPLRRPAVPARLAGAALLARAITNFPLRRLARGELPGVVVQKCISIHAPLEQVFQLWANPENFPKFMAHLVEVKRHHDNRYRWVAEGPAGIPVEWEAEITEAAPNRLLAWRSLPGSEIETSGKVLFEHQNGITRAHIRMEYVPPAGVAGHALAALFGRDPKSEMDEDLARMKSLLELGKTRAHGRRVTPRQIGVA; from the coding sequence TTGACTTTACTCGGCGGCGCCGCGGTCGGCGCCGGACTCATGTACTTGCTTGATCCCGATCGCGGCAACCGCCGCCGCGCGCTGCTGCGCGACAAAGCTGTTCGCGCCGAACATGTAAGCGCCTGCGCCGTTGACAAGGCCGTTCGCGATCTGCGCAATCGCGCCCTGGGTGTGGTCGCCGCAACGGTGCGCGCCCTGCGCCGCGGGTCGGTTCCCGACGAGAAGCTGCTTCAGCGCGTGCGCTCCACCCTGGGGCGCTGCTCGTCGCACCCGCACGCCATCAAGGCCGAAGTGCGCCATGCCGTCGTCACCCTGAGCGGTCCGGTCCTGGCCGAAGAAGTGGACTGCGTGCTGAACGGCGCCTGGTCGGTGCGCGGCGTGAGGTCAGTCGAGAACGCGCTGGAGGTCCACGAGCAGCCCGGCGACGTGGCTTCGCTACAGGGCGGCGGCCGTCCTCGCAGCGGACAGCGGCTCGACATCTTCCAGGAGAAGTGGGCCCCCGGCACGCGACTGCTGGTGGGCGCCGGCGGCGCGCTGGCGCTTGCCGTCCCGCTCAGACGCCCCGCTGTTCCCGCGCGCCTCGCCGGCGCCGCCCTGCTGGCGCGCGCAATCACAAACTTTCCGCTGCGCCGCCTCGCCAGGGGCGAGCTGCCCGGCGTGGTCGTGCAGAAGTGCATCTCCATCCATGCTCCGCTGGAGCAGGTCTTCCAGCTCTGGGCCAACCCGGAAAATTTTCCGAAGTTCATGGCGCACCTCGTCGAGGTCAAGCGCCATCACGACAACCGCTATCGCTGGGTCGCCGAAGGGCCGGCCGGCATTCCCGTGGAGTGGGAGGCGGAGATCACCGAAGCGGCGCCCAATCGCCTGCTCGCCTGGCGCAGCCTTCCGGGTTCGGAGATCGAGACCAGCGGCAAGGTGTTGTTTGAACACCAGAACGGCATTACGCGCGCGCATATCCGCATGGAGTACGTGCCCCCCGCGGGGGTCGCCGGACACGCGCTCGCCGCGCTGTTCGGGCGCGATCCAAAGAGCGAAATGGATGAAGACCTGGCCCGCATGAAGTCGCTGCTGGAGCTGGGCAAGACACGAGCGCACGGAAGACGCGTGACGCCGCGGCAGATCGGCGTCGCGTGA